From Neobacillus sp. PS2-9, the proteins below share one genomic window:
- a CDS encoding Dps family protein, whose translation MKNQLVDVLNKQIANWSVLYIKLHNYHWYVKGENFFTLHAKFEEFYNEAGLHVDELAERLLAVGGNPVATMKECLELSSIEEASGKESASDMVQSIINDFSIITGELKEGMSTAEELDDETTGDMLLAIHSGLEKHIWMLNAYLGKKV comes from the coding sequence ATGAAAAATCAATTAGTTGACGTACTCAACAAACAAATTGCCAATTGGTCTGTCTTGTATATCAAGTTACACAACTACCATTGGTATGTGAAGGGCGAAAATTTCTTCACCTTACATGCTAAATTCGAAGAGTTCTATAATGAGGCTGGATTACATGTGGATGAGTTAGCTGAACGATTACTTGCAGTTGGAGGCAATCCCGTTGCAACGATGAAGGAATGTTTAGAACTATCTTCTATTGAAGAAGCATCTGGTAAAGAATCTGCATCTGATATGGTTCAGTCTATAATAAATGATTTCTCCATCATCACAGGTGAATTAAAAGAAGGTATGAGTACTGCAGAGGAATTAGATGATGAAACAACAGGAGATATGCTACTAGCGATTCATTCTGGTTTAGAAAAACACATTTGGATGTTAAATGCCTATCTTGGTAAGAAAGTTTAA
- a CDS encoding cell wall hydrolase produces the protein MKKLKKLVIATGLILSMSAFTLTEKSEAATTSHKIQSGETYWNIAKGFGVPINTLMATNHSKPLYTGQNMLIPNSPITPAEKELMARLVRAEAVGEPYAGKVAVATVILNRVKSPDFPSTVKSVIYQISNGHYAFTPVANGQINQPADNASKRAVNEAIAFMGKGNGSLFFYNPKTSTSSWITSRQVTVTIGNHRFAR, from the coding sequence ATGAAAAAACTTAAAAAACTAGTTATTGCAACGGGATTAATTTTATCAATGTCAGCCTTTACGTTAACTGAAAAGTCAGAAGCGGCAACGACTTCTCATAAAATTCAATCCGGTGAAACCTATTGGAACATAGCAAAAGGCTTTGGTGTGCCAATCAATACATTAATGGCGACAAATCATTCGAAACCACTTTATACTGGTCAAAACATGTTAATTCCTAACTCGCCAATTACACCAGCAGAGAAAGAATTAATGGCACGTTTAGTTCGGGCAGAGGCTGTAGGGGAACCATATGCAGGGAAGGTTGCAGTCGCAACTGTTATCTTAAATAGAGTGAAGAGCCCTGATTTCCCTTCAACTGTGAAAAGCGTCATCTATCAAATTTCAAATGGCCACTATGCATTCACACCTGTCGCAAACGGTCAAATTAATCAACCAGCGGATAATGCTTCAAAGAGAGCGGTTAATGAAGCGATCGCATTCATGGGAAAAGGGAATGGATCTTTATTCTTCTATAATCCTAAAACTTCTACCAGCTCTTGGATTACATCACGCCAAGTGACTGTGACAATCGGTAATCACCGCTTCGCGAGATAA
- a CDS encoding HAD family hydrolase: protein MIKTILFDVDGVLLSEEHYFDASALTVWEMLISNKYLGLSPDKFKTDYTAEEMKGIRERVFINDQILKLMKSRGLNANWDMIFLSFSHQLIHLLSQIKEYEFEKINNWCQAPINRETLLEIGRVLGNYPVKMDFSLFVKEFEQSEATKQELLGYLNELAYEKLGVETSIFLKGELWSVCEHVSQEWYVGDEHVSASTGRPSVQKGKHGFLANETTLAPQEEISELFDFLTTSGYTIGIGTGRPELETIQPFHHLKWLQYFDEKRMVTADDVLKAEQELPGSKSLSKPHPYTYIMGLKGKGTSVSDCLNTSLPIKNGKDVLVVGDSLADLLAARQLGCQFAAVLTGLSGKDARNEFEKHKADYILDSVLDIKGIL from the coding sequence TTGATTAAAACGATTTTGTTTGACGTGGATGGTGTCCTGTTAAGTGAAGAGCACTATTTTGATGCTTCAGCATTGACGGTTTGGGAGATGTTAATTAGTAATAAGTACTTAGGGCTGTCTCCGGATAAGTTTAAAACAGACTATACGGCAGAGGAAATGAAGGGAATAAGAGAACGAGTTTTTATAAACGACCAAATTCTTAAGTTGATGAAATCCCGCGGCCTAAACGCGAACTGGGATATGATCTTTCTTTCCTTCAGCCATCAACTAATCCATCTGTTATCACAAATAAAAGAGTATGAATTTGAAAAAATTAACAACTGGTGTCAGGCACCCATTAATCGTGAAACGTTGCTTGAGATTGGAAGGGTTCTTGGGAATTATCCTGTAAAGATGGATTTTTCTTTGTTTGTGAAGGAATTTGAGCAATCTGAGGCAACGAAACAGGAATTACTGGGCTATTTAAATGAGTTGGCTTATGAGAAGCTGGGAGTGGAAACGTCCATTTTTCTAAAAGGGGAGCTGTGGTCTGTGTGTGAACATGTTTCCCAGGAGTGGTATGTAGGGGATGAGCATGTTTCAGCTTCTACTGGTAGACCATCGGTGCAAAAAGGGAAACATGGCTTCCTTGCCAATGAAACAACATTAGCTCCTCAGGAAGAAATTAGTGAACTGTTCGATTTCCTAACCACCTCTGGATATACAATCGGTATAGGAACAGGAAGACCGGAATTAGAAACGATTCAGCCTTTTCACCATTTAAAGTGGTTACAGTATTTTGATGAAAAACGGATGGTAACCGCTGATGACGTGTTAAAGGCAGAACAAGAGCTTCCAGGCAGTAAATCCTTATCGAAACCTCATCCCTATACATACATTATGGGTCTTAAAGGGAAAGGCACATCTGTGTCAGACTGTTTAAATACTTCTCTCCCTATTAAAAATGGGAAAGATGTCTTAGTTGTCGGAGATTCCTTGGCAGATTTGCTTGCCGCCAGACAATTGGGATGTCAATTTGCTGCTGTCTTAACTGGACTATCAGGGAAAGACGCAAGAAATGAGTTCGAGAAACACAAAGCGGATTATATTTTAGATTCTGTATTAGATATTAAAGGGATTTTATAA
- a CDS encoding APC family permease, translated as MENVTLKRSLGLWAIVGLGLGYMTPTIVFDTFGIVSDETNGVVPLAYLTALAVMLFTAISYGKMVQVFPSAGSAYTYTKETMSPHLGFIVGWAALLDYILLPMVNALIIRIYMVSVFPSVQAWIWVVCYVAIVTAINVWSMSKTSNLNSLLVIFEVVLIVAFIVLAFVKLSQGMGQGTILTTEPLFHSNVHLGAVLTGATVVCFSFIGFDAVTMYAEEAVDLKTMPKAIMLTVLIGGAIFFICGYFAQALFPDVSNFKVTDDTLPEIGLFVGGTLFKLIFLSGAFAATVASGLASHASVARLLYVMGRNGVLPKKLFGSVHPKFRTPAFNVILVGVVSLLAIAPSLELISSFINFGALIAFTFVNLSVIAHFVFRQKRYKTGKDIFSFLIMPILGAGTTGILWYNLQADALIGGIAWIVIGLIYLAVKTKISKTSIVDLHFDEAEKPTTL; from the coding sequence TTGGAGAATGTTACCCTTAAGCGTTCACTTGGACTATGGGCCATCGTAGGTCTTGGTTTAGGCTACATGACGCCTACTATTGTGTTTGATACCTTTGGGATTGTGTCAGATGAAACAAATGGTGTTGTTCCTCTTGCATATCTAACGGCATTGGCTGTTATGTTGTTTACGGCAATTAGTTATGGAAAAATGGTCCAAGTATTTCCAAGCGCTGGATCTGCCTATACGTATACGAAAGAGACAATGAGCCCCCATCTTGGATTTATCGTTGGCTGGGCTGCATTACTTGATTATATCCTTTTACCCATGGTGAATGCCTTAATCATCCGTATTTATATGGTATCTGTCTTTCCTTCGGTTCAAGCATGGATTTGGGTGGTCTGTTATGTCGCCATCGTTACTGCCATAAATGTATGGAGTATGAGTAAAACCTCAAATTTGAATTCCCTGCTTGTTATATTTGAAGTCGTCTTAATTGTGGCCTTTATTGTCCTTGCTTTTGTGAAGCTATCTCAAGGGATGGGACAAGGCACCATTTTAACAACTGAACCGCTTTTTCATTCCAATGTCCATCTTGGTGCAGTTTTAACAGGAGCAACAGTGGTTTGTTTTTCCTTTATTGGCTTTGATGCTGTCACCATGTACGCCGAGGAGGCGGTCGACCTAAAAACAATGCCAAAAGCAATTATGCTGACTGTATTAATCGGTGGAGCCATCTTTTTCATCTGCGGTTACTTTGCTCAGGCATTATTCCCAGATGTCTCTAATTTTAAAGTGACAGATGATACGCTGCCTGAAATTGGACTGTTTGTTGGGGGAACGCTTTTTAAACTCATATTCTTATCAGGTGCATTTGCTGCCACTGTTGCATCTGGGCTGGCATCACATGCGAGTGTTGCACGTCTCTTGTACGTGATGGGACGGAATGGTGTCCTTCCAAAAAAACTGTTTGGATCGGTCCATCCGAAATTTAGGACTCCGGCTTTTAATGTCATCCTCGTTGGCGTTGTTTCGCTGCTTGCGATTGCACCAAGTCTTGAATTAATTTCATCCTTTATCAACTTTGGGGCGTTAATTGCCTTTACCTTTGTTAATTTATCCGTCATTGCCCATTTCGTTTTCCGTCAAAAAAGATATAAAACAGGCAAAGATATATTCTCTTTCCTTATAATGCCTATCCTTGGAGCAGGAACTACGGGGATATTGTGGTATAACCTGCAAGCAGATGCACTTATTGGTGGAATTGCTTGGATTGTCATTGGGCTAATCTACTTGGCCGTCAAAACTAAAATCTCTAAAACCAGTATTGTTGATCTACATTTTGATGAAGCGGAGAAACCTACTACTTTATAA
- a CDS encoding Glu/Leu/Phe/Val dehydrogenase, which translates to MAIDSLDLKKSEGLMEKDNSLTEFQETLREAAGILNYPPQVFEFLKKPMRFLEVSIPVRMDNGKTEIFQGYRAQHNDASGPTKGGIRFHPDVTPEEVKALAGWMSLKCGITGLPYGGAKGGIVCDPRKMSLDELERLSRGYVRAVSQIVGPTKDIPAPDMYTNSQIMAWMLDEYDHIREFDSPGFITGKPIALGGSKGRETATSKGVLYTLEMVCELKKLSLKNLRVIIQGFGNVGSYLAKYLYDLGAKVVGISDVLGGLYDENGLDIPYLLENRDSFGIVSNRFKNSITNQKLLEKECDVLIPAAISGVIHKQNASSLSCSIIIEAANGPTTKEALKILDEREILVVPDILANSGGVIVSYFEWCQNNQGYYWTEDTVDERLKEKIIESFLNVFNTSKQHGVNLKIAAYIEGIQKLAEASRLRGWLKC; encoded by the coding sequence ATGGCAATCGATTCTTTAGATTTGAAAAAGAGTGAGGGATTAATGGAAAAGGATAACTCCTTAACTGAGTTTCAAGAAACATTAAGAGAGGCAGCAGGTATCCTAAATTATCCTCCGCAGGTCTTTGAATTTTTAAAGAAGCCGATGAGATTTTTGGAAGTTAGCATTCCCGTCCGCATGGATAACGGTAAAACTGAGATTTTTCAAGGGTACAGGGCCCAGCACAATGACGCATCAGGGCCGACAAAAGGCGGGATTCGCTTCCATCCGGATGTTACCCCTGAAGAAGTGAAGGCATTGGCGGGCTGGATGAGTTTAAAATGTGGGATTACTGGCCTTCCATATGGAGGGGCAAAAGGCGGAATTGTTTGTGATCCCCGCAAAATGAGTTTAGATGAATTAGAGCGATTAAGCAGGGGCTACGTTAGAGCGGTCAGCCAAATTGTCGGACCGACAAAGGATATCCCGGCGCCAGATATGTATACTAACTCGCAAATTATGGCCTGGATGCTCGATGAATACGATCACATCCGCGAATTCGATTCCCCAGGCTTTATCACAGGAAAGCCGATTGCCCTCGGTGGTTCGAAAGGGAGGGAAACTGCCACCTCAAAAGGCGTTTTGTACACCCTGGAAATGGTATGTGAATTAAAAAAGCTATCATTAAAAAACCTCCGCGTGATCATTCAAGGATTCGGCAATGTAGGGAGTTATCTTGCAAAATATTTATATGATTTAGGGGCTAAAGTGGTTGGAATTAGTGATGTACTTGGCGGTTTATATGATGAAAATGGCCTCGATATCCCGTATCTCCTAGAAAATAGAGACTCCTTTGGGATTGTATCCAATCGCTTTAAAAACTCCATCACGAATCAAAAGTTATTGGAAAAAGAATGCGATGTTCTCATTCCGGCGGCGATATCTGGTGTCATTCATAAACAAAATGCAAGCAGTCTGAGTTGTAGTATTATCATTGAAGCGGCAAACGGGCCAACGACAAAAGAGGCGTTAAAAATTCTCGATGAACGAGAGATTCTCGTTGTTCCTGATATACTAGCCAATTCCGGCGGCGTGATCGTCTCTTACTTCGAATGGTGTCAGAATAATCAAGGTTATTACTGGACTGAGGATACTGTTGATGAGAGGCTCAAGGAAAAAATTATCGAAAGTTTCCTAAATGTTTTTAATACCTCTAAACAACACGGAGTTAATTTAAAAATTGCAGCTTATATCGAAGGTATTCAAAAATTAGCTGAAGCTTCAAGACTAAGAGGATGGTTGAAATGTTAA
- a CDS encoding SAV0927 family protein, which translates to MKLEILSEQKERQLLHYFCLISNNHRYDLIISYSEHFFGKAMVTSIQTGNMVLLCQEDTYSDDLWAARLGIEVEDIPEFQEFFGLVLQTAPFQEQY; encoded by the coding sequence ATGAAGCTAGAAATTTTATCAGAACAAAAAGAACGGCAGCTTTTACATTATTTTTGCTTAATTTCCAATAACCATCGTTATGATTTGATTATCAGCTATTCAGAGCACTTTTTTGGCAAAGCGATGGTGACTTCAATTCAAACTGGAAATATGGTTTTACTTTGCCAAGAGGACACGTATTCAGATGATCTTTGGGCAGCTAGACTGGGAATTGAGGTCGAGGACATCCCGGAATTCCAAGAGTTCTTCGGCCTTGTTTTACAGACAGCGCCTTTTCAGGAACAATATTAA
- a CDS encoding sigma 54-interacting transcriptional regulator: protein MFSVAKEKIKPIISVTIENEEVLQSVLNKLKEPFIFLEKQNKLFAYVSLSNQLLEKLKAQNFSKELLLEHAKSIETICHLSENISLPVLFQIIGEPFALIKGEDGKPSGYIRREDVLAELFKQENKSVDLLKIILTSIPMGIFVLDKEKRIINCNEAGLKMIKSTAEKVLNFPAETIFSRHHIDNVFSTGKTLLNHLEITNEMGVLVDYSPILNYDDEVEGIIIVVQDLPMVEEMALEIEYIKDLNKDLNAILSSIYDEILVVNAKGELIRFSDNIIQDFWKVDLKELIGKNILEFEDQGLFTPSVTRLVMEKRKKVSVVQETKSGRKILAVGNPVFNEKSELDRIIVASRDITETTRLKSELLEMRKISEQYKKELDDFKSKDRFLKKLIYCSPKMEKIMNQVKKIADFSSTVLLHGESGVGKEVIAQAIHQLGKRSSKPFLKLNCGAIPENLLESELFGYAKGAFTGADKNGKEGYFKQANEGILFLDEIGEMPMHLQVKLLRVLQEQEVIPVGSTTPIKVNVQIIAATNKKLEKLIEEGTFREDLFYRLNVIPIHIPPLRERTEDISLLAFHFLQQLNEKYDRNYHLTPDAVNVMEFYPWPGNVRELQNIIERLVVTADHSAIDAEFVSQFLSLGYEHKKMKPVITRVIPLQDAIDHVEEQLIVMAMNQYKTTTKAAKALGISQSSVSRKYQKILSEKNMNIENLSTL, encoded by the coding sequence ATGTTTTCCGTCGCTAAAGAAAAAATCAAGCCAATAATTTCAGTCACAATTGAAAATGAAGAAGTTTTACAATCGGTCTTAAACAAATTAAAAGAACCCTTTATATTCTTAGAAAAACAAAATAAATTATTTGCGTATGTATCCTTAAGTAATCAATTGCTAGAGAAGCTGAAGGCGCAAAATTTTTCAAAAGAATTATTGCTTGAACACGCCAAGTCCATCGAAACCATCTGTCATTTGAGTGAGAATATTTCACTGCCTGTTTTGTTCCAAATTATCGGTGAGCCGTTTGCCCTCATAAAGGGAGAGGATGGAAAGCCATCCGGTTACATAAGAAGAGAAGACGTTTTGGCCGAGCTTTTTAAGCAGGAAAATAAAAGCGTAGATTTACTTAAAATTATTCTCACCTCCATTCCGATGGGCATTTTTGTGCTTGATAAGGAAAAGCGCATCATTAATTGCAATGAAGCTGGTTTAAAAATGATTAAATCCACTGCGGAAAAAGTATTAAATTTTCCAGCAGAAACTATATTCAGCAGACATCATATTGACAATGTGTTCTCAACCGGTAAAACACTCTTAAACCATCTTGAGATTACGAACGAGATGGGTGTCCTCGTGGATTATAGCCCGATTTTAAACTATGATGATGAGGTCGAAGGAATTATCATTGTGGTTCAAGATTTACCGATGGTCGAAGAAATGGCACTGGAAATTGAATATATCAAGGATTTGAATAAGGATTTAAATGCAATTCTCTCAAGCATTTATGATGAAATACTGGTTGTAAATGCAAAAGGAGAACTTATCAGATTTAGTGATAATATTATTCAGGATTTCTGGAAGGTCGATTTAAAGGAACTAATCGGAAAAAATATTCTTGAGTTTGAGGACCAGGGGTTGTTTACACCATCTGTAACAAGACTTGTGATGGAAAAAAGAAAAAAAGTATCGGTAGTTCAGGAAACAAAATCCGGCCGAAAAATTCTCGCCGTTGGGAATCCTGTCTTTAATGAAAAAAGTGAGCTCGACCGGATTATTGTGGCATCTCGGGATATAACAGAAACAACTCGCTTAAAAAGCGAATTGCTGGAAATGAGAAAAATATCAGAGCAATATAAGAAGGAATTAGATGACTTTAAATCTAAAGACCGCTTTTTAAAAAAGTTAATTTACTGCAGTCCAAAAATGGAAAAAATCATGAACCAGGTGAAGAAAATTGCTGACTTTTCTTCTACTGTTCTCCTTCACGGAGAATCGGGAGTCGGAAAAGAAGTAATTGCTCAAGCGATACACCAATTAGGAAAACGTTCTTCCAAACCGTTTCTCAAATTAAATTGCGGTGCTATTCCGGAAAATTTGTTGGAAAGCGAATTGTTTGGCTATGCAAAAGGTGCTTTTACAGGTGCTGATAAGAATGGAAAAGAAGGTTACTTTAAACAAGCGAATGAAGGCATCTTGTTCCTTGATGAAATCGGGGAAATGCCAATGCATCTGCAGGTGAAGCTCCTTAGGGTACTTCAGGAGCAGGAAGTTATTCCAGTCGGCAGCACCACGCCAATAAAGGTAAATGTTCAAATCATCGCAGCCACGAACAAAAAATTAGAGAAACTGATCGAGGAAGGAACATTTCGCGAAGATTTATTTTATCGCTTAAATGTTATTCCGATTCATATTCCGCCATTAAGAGAGCGCACGGAAGACATATCCTTGCTAGCATTCCATTTCCTTCAGCAGCTCAATGAAAAATACGATCGAAACTATCATTTAACGCCTGATGCAGTGAATGTCATGGAATTTTATCCATGGCCAGGCAACGTCAGGGAGCTGCAAAACATTATTGAACGACTAGTGGTTACAGCAGATCATTCAGCGATTGATGCCGAATTTGTAAGCCAATTTTTATCGCTTGGCTATGAACATAAAAAAATGAAGCCAGTCATAACCAGGGTTATTCCGTTACAGGATGCCATCGATCATGTCGAAGAACAGCTGATTGTCATGGCGATGAACCAGTACAAAACGACCACCAAGGCAGCAAAAGCATTAGGAATCAGTCAATCCTCCGTAAGCAGGAAATATCAAAAAATCTTAAGCGAGAAAAATATGAATATCGAGAACTTATCTACTCTATAA
- a CDS encoding aldehyde dehydrogenase family protein, with protein MINLKMFIDGEWKDAENQETRPIINPANGEVISYAPEGTISDARAAIFAARRAFEEGVWSGISAQERASYLFKIADKIDEYAEELTQLETMDNGKPLREAGYDVGDAAACFRYYAGLITKPDGYTYHVADPMQAMVVREPVGVCGLIVPWNYPLLMSVWKIAPALAAGNTIVFKPSEVTPITPKKLFEIFEEVGLPKGVANMVLGAGPVVGNEIATHSEVDMVSFTGGTKTGKHIMKAAADTMKKVSLELGGKSPNIIFGDADFETAVDYALFGIYAGAGQVCSAGSRILVEESIYDKFVERFVERAQKIQVGPGNDSSTEMGPLVSKEHLEKVLYYIELGKQEGAKVACGGSRIVRDGLEKGYFVEPTVFVDVKQEMRIVQEEIFGPVVVIQKFKDESEAVKLANNTVYGLAGAVFSNDGAKALRVIKKLRVGITWVNSYHPTYNEAPWGGYKQSGIGRSLGTFGLEEFQEIKQININLQIEPVGWFSN; from the coding sequence GTGATTAACCTAAAGATGTTTATTGATGGTGAATGGAAAGATGCGGAGAATCAAGAAACACGCCCAATCATTAATCCGGCAAATGGCGAGGTTATTTCATATGCGCCAGAAGGTACTATTTCAGATGCACGCGCAGCCATTTTCGCCGCACGCAGAGCATTTGAGGAAGGTGTCTGGTCAGGAATCTCTGCACAGGAACGTGCCTCCTATTTATTCAAAATTGCAGACAAAATTGATGAGTATGCAGAAGAACTTACTCAACTTGAAACAATGGATAACGGCAAGCCATTAAGAGAGGCGGGATATGATGTTGGTGATGCAGCTGCCTGTTTCCGTTATTATGCCGGTCTGATTACGAAGCCAGACGGTTATACGTATCATGTAGCAGATCCGATGCAGGCTATGGTTGTTCGTGAACCGGTTGGCGTGTGCGGATTGATTGTTCCATGGAATTATCCGCTCTTAATGAGCGTATGGAAAATTGCCCCTGCTTTAGCCGCAGGCAATACAATCGTTTTTAAACCTTCAGAGGTGACACCGATTACACCGAAAAAACTATTCGAAATTTTCGAGGAAGTGGGTCTGCCAAAGGGTGTCGCTAATATGGTATTGGGCGCAGGACCAGTGGTAGGAAATGAAATTGCCACTCATTCAGAAGTGGATATGGTTTCATTTACTGGCGGTACCAAAACAGGAAAACATATTATGAAGGCCGCTGCCGATACAATGAAAAAGGTTTCTCTGGAGTTAGGCGGTAAATCACCTAATATCATTTTTGGGGATGCTGATTTTGAAACTGCTGTCGATTATGCTCTGTTTGGAATCTATGCCGGCGCTGGTCAGGTATGCTCAGCCGGGTCAAGAATTCTAGTGGAAGAGAGTATTTACGATAAGTTTGTTGAACGCTTTGTTGAAAGAGCTCAAAAAATTCAGGTCGGACCAGGGAACGACTCTTCAACAGAGATGGGCCCGCTTGTTAGCAAGGAGCATTTGGAAAAGGTCCTATATTATATCGAGTTAGGAAAGCAGGAAGGTGCGAAGGTCGCATGCGGTGGCAGCCGAATCGTTCGTGACGGCTTAGAAAAAGGATACTTTGTGGAGCCGACTGTTTTCGTTGACGTAAAGCAGGAAATGCGAATCGTTCAGGAGGAAATTTTCGGACCAGTTGTAGTTATTCAAAAATTCAAGGATGAAAGCGAAGCAGTAAAGCTAGCGAATAATACGGTTTATGGACTTGCTGGTGCAGTATTTAGCAATGATGGCGCCAAGGCCCTTCGAGTAATTAAGAAGTTGCGTGTAGGGATTACTTGGGTCAATTCCTATCACCCTACTTATAATGAAGCTCCTTGGGGTGGCTATAAACAAAGTGGAATTGGCCGCAGTCTAGGAACATTTGGTCTTGAGGAGTTTCAGGAAATTAAGCAAATTAATATCAATTTACAAATTGAGCCTGTAGGCTGGTTTTCAAACTAA
- a CDS encoding putrescine aminotransferase, with protein sequence MSIELTRETKSEQKENVSDYINKVLSLIEKEQVTAEDAAWITKETVDGFREHVNPGFLEYRKTVTEGGQFAAVEWSDNGACFKDVNGKEYVDCLGGFGIYNVGHRNPKVVKAVTDQLKRQALHSQDLLDPLRAMLAKILADITPGDLKYAFFTNSGTESVEAALKLAKMYSERTTFISTTRAFHGKSLGALSGTAKGMFRKPFLPLIPGFRHVPFGDIDMMRKTFEVCASVGEDVAAVILEPIQGEGGIILPPENYLKQVRELCDQYGSLLIFDEVQTGMGRTGKMFAAELYDVVPDIICLAKAFGGGVMPAGAIVAKEEVFKSWFPNPFMHTTTFGGNPLACAAAIATIGILIEENLPERAAVVGQYFLKQLKEAAKGHEDKVQEIRGQGLMIGIEFHKDEIGYEVSKGMFDRGILVAGTLINSKTIRVEPALTISYEEVDKVVSTFKEVLEQVKE encoded by the coding sequence ATGAGTATCGAATTAACACGAGAGACTAAAAGTGAGCAGAAGGAAAATGTGAGCGATTACATTAACAAGGTTTTAAGCTTAATAGAAAAAGAGCAGGTAACTGCAGAAGATGCGGCTTGGATCACAAAGGAAACGGTTGATGGCTTCCGCGAGCACGTTAATCCAGGTTTTCTGGAATACCGTAAAACAGTTACAGAGGGAGGGCAATTTGCCGCTGTTGAATGGTCTGATAATGGAGCCTGCTTTAAGGATGTAAACGGGAAAGAATATGTGGATTGTCTTGGAGGTTTCGGCATTTACAATGTCGGTCACAGGAATCCCAAGGTTGTAAAGGCGGTAACTGATCAATTGAAGCGTCAGGCTCTTCATAGCCAAGATCTGCTTGATCCGCTCCGAGCGATGCTAGCCAAAATCTTAGCTGATATCACCCCAGGTGATTTGAAATATGCTTTCTTTACAAATAGCGGAACGGAAAGCGTGGAGGCCGCACTAAAGCTTGCGAAAATGTACAGTGAGCGGACAACATTTATTTCCACCACTCGTGCATTCCATGGAAAAAGCTTAGGTGCGTTGTCAGGTACCGCAAAAGGAATGTTCCGTAAACCGTTCCTGCCATTGATTCCTGGCTTCCGTCATGTGCCATTCGGGGATATCGACATGATGAGAAAAACCTTCGAAGTGTGCGCTTCAGTCGGAGAAGATGTCGCGGCTGTTATTTTAGAACCGATTCAAGGGGAAGGCGGAATTATTCTTCCTCCGGAAAACTATTTAAAACAGGTTCGTGAGCTTTGTGATCAATATGGTTCACTGCTCATTTTTGACGAAGTACAAACAGGGATGGGACGTACCGGAAAAATGTTCGCTGCGGAATTGTATGACGTCGTTCCAGATATTATTTGTTTGGCAAAAGCCTTCGGAGGCGGGGTCATGCCTGCAGGTGCCATAGTCGCAAAAGAAGAAGTGTTTAAGAGTTGGTTCCCTAATCCGTTCATGCACACAACAACCTTTGGCGGCAATCCATTGGCTTGTGCAGCAGCGATTGCTACAATCGGAATTTTAATTGAAGAGAACCTGCCAGAAAGAGCTGCAGTGGTCGGTCAATATTTCCTTAAACAGCTGAAAGAAGCGGCGAAAGGACACGAAGATAAAGTTCAAGAAATCCGCGGTCAAGGCTTGATGATTGGAATTGAATTTCATAAAGATGAAATCGGCTATGAAGTCTCAAAAGGAATGTTTGACCGAGGTATTCTAGTTGCCGGAACACTCATCAATTCGAAGACCATCCGCGTCGAGCCTGCGCTGACCATCAGTTATGAAGAGGTTGATAAGGTTGTCAGTACCTTCAAAGAGGTTTTAGAGCAGGTGAAAGAATAA